DNA from Desulfobulbaceae bacterium:
TTCTTTTCAAAGCAAAAGTACAGAACGGTCTTGGTGAGTTCTATGCAAATAGTGACTCTGTAAAAGATGAACTTTCTAAGTTCATGCCTTACGGCGCTTCTGCTGTTACACCTACCTGCCTTCGAAACCACCTGATGCTTAATGAGCTTAAAGCTGGACGTGGCCCTATCTACATGGCTACCGACGTTGCTTTGAACGCCTTCCTTGACGCTCGTCGTGAAAAAGGAATGGATGAGAAAGAAGTTAAGAAGTTTTGGAAACATCTTGAGTCTGAAGCCTGGGAAGATTTTCTTGATATGTCTGTTGGACAAGCTGGTCTCTGGGCTGGTGCGAACATTGAGCCTGAAAAAGTTGGTTCTGAGATTATGCCAACCGAACCGTACATGCTTGGTTCTCACTCAGGTTGTTGTGGTATTTGGACTTCTGGTCCAGACGAAGCTTGGGTACCTACAGTTGATGGTCCTCGCTCACATCAGTACAAATGGGGCTACAACCGTATGACCACCGTAAACGGACTGTTTACTGCTGGTGATGGTGTTGGTGCTTCCGGTCATAAATTCTCTTCTGGTTCACATGCAGAGGGACGTATTGTTGCTAAGCAGATGGTTAAATACTGTCGTGACAACGCTTCCTTCACACCTGAACTCGCTCCGACAGCTCAGGAACTTGCTGATGAGATTTACGCACCAGTTAGACTCTAACATGAGCATGTTGGCAAATCGACATCTTCAGATGTTAACCCTAACTTCTGTAAGCCTGCTGGTCTTATGATGCGACTGATGAAAGCTACCGATGAGTATGGTGGTGGTGTTGCAACATACTACATGACTTCTGGTAAACTTTTGAATATCTGTCTTGATCTCCTCAGAATGCTCCGTGAAGATGCAGCTCTTATGGCTGCCGGTGATCTTCATGAGTTGATGAGAGCTTGGGAGAACTATCACCGAATTTGGTGTGTTGAAACTCACATTCGCCACATTGAGTTCCGTAAAGAATCTCGTTACCCAGGATTCTACTATCGTTCAGATTTCCCAACTGTTGATGACGAAAATTGGAAGGCATTCGTTAACTCAACTTTTGATCCTAAAACACAGGAATGGAAGTGTGAGAAAGTACCATGTATCAACATAGTTGAAACTGAGCCGTGGATCTAATTTGACTGGTAGTTGTTGAGTTTCTTCTCAGCAATTTGTCAAATCGATGTTTCAATGAATCTCCAGGCATCTTTATAGATGCCTGGAGATTTTTCTATGAGCTGTTAGTTGGTGGGTTCTTTTTTTTAGCTGAGTTTAAATTTAATAAATTTCGATTCAGCTAAGGAAAATGGTTTTATTATAACTTATTACTTTTTTAATGGAGGAGTGGCATGACAGACGCAGGTGGAGCATCCAGTGCGGGTGCGGTACTGGTCGTAGGTGGCGGAATCAGTGGTATGACCGCAGCCTTAGAAGCCGCAGAGGTTGGCAAGGACGTTTTTCTTATTGAAAAAAATCCTTACTTGGGAGGGCGTGTAGCACAGCTTAATCAGTACTTTCCAAAATTATGCCCGCCATCATGCGGAATGGAGATTAACTTTAAGAGAATTAAGAATAACCGGAAAGTTCGCATGTATACCATGACCCAGGTTAAGAAAGTATCTGGATCTGCCGGTAATTACGAAGTAACCCTGGAAACTACTCCTCGATTTGTAAACAGTAAGTGTACGGCGTGCAACGATTGCGTTGGAGTGTGTCCGGAAGAGCGCAGTAATGGCTTTAACTTCGGCATGGACAAAACAAAGGCGATCTATAAAGCACACGAGATGTCATTTCCAATGAAATACGTTATCGATGCTGAGGCATGCACAAAATGTGGTAAATGTGTGGAAGCATGTAAATATAGTGCCATTGATACAGATATGAAAGCTGAATCATTTACCGTAAATGTCGCTGCTATAGTCTGGGCAACAGGATGGAATCCCTATGATCCTGCCAAAATGGATAACCTTAAATTTAAAGATTCAGATGCCATCATCACTAATATGATGATGGAGCGTCTTGCTGCACCTGGTGGACCTACAGACGGTAAGATTCTCCGCCCTGGTGACAATAAAGAACCTGAAAGTTTTGGTTTTGTTCAGTGTGCTGGGTCTCGAGATGAAAATCATCTTGAATTCTGCTCGTACATCTGCTGCATGGCAAGTATGAAGCAGATTACCTATATCCGTGAGCGCTATCCGGTGGCACCAATTTATGTATTTTATATTGATCTGAGAACACCGGGTAAATATGAGAAGTTCCGAGAGAAGCTCATGGCCGATCCGAATACACATTTCATCAAAGGAAAAGTAGCAGATATCATTCCTGAAAGTGATGGCGGTGTTACTCTTGTGGCTGAAAATGCTGTTACAGGTGATAAAATTACCCAAAAAGTTGATCTGGCTGTTCTGGCAACTGGTATGGAACCAGCTGCTAAGGCACAGGGTGCTGCTTTGGGACTCAAGATGGATTCAAATGGCTTCATCGTAAGTGATGCAGATGCTGCAATGCTTTCAGCTGGCTGCGCCAAAAAGGCATCTGATGTCGTGACTTCTACTCAGAATGCGACAGCTGCGGCATTAAAAGCAATTCAAGCCTCAAGGAGATAGTTAGATGGATAAGAAAAAACAAGCATATATCTGTACTGGATGTGGAATAGGTGATGCTCTTGATATTGAGGCCCTATCGCGGGTGGTTTCCTCCGAGATGAAAGTTGAATGCAAAAGCCACGCGGCTTTATGCGGTAAAGACGGCAGGGCTTTGATTGAAGGTGACATCAGTGGTGGTGTAAATACTATAATAATTGGCGCCTGTTCTCCTCGCGTTATGCAGGATGAATTTAATTTTGGCGATGACAAGATAGTCGTTCGCGCTAATCTTCGTGAGCAGTGCGTCTGGTGTCAGGGTGAAGATGCTGATGCTGAGTATGTTCAGGAACTGGCCTCTGATAATATGCGAATGGAGTGTAAGCGTTCTGATAAAACTGAATTGCCTGAAGCATATCAGATGGAGACCCTTAACCGGGATATCCTCGTTATGGGTGGTGGTATTGCCGGACTTACTGCTGCCAAAGAAGCTGCTGCTGCAGGCTACAATGTTACCCTCATTGAAAAAATGGGTGTACTTGGTGGTAAAGCTAATGGTTGGAGAAAACAGTTTCCAACTAAAGCGCCTTGGACCGATCTTGAATCACCAACAATTAGTGCTATGGTTAAAGAAGTAGAGAGTGACTCAAATATTACCGTTAAAACCGAAACCGAAGTGGCACGTATCGGCGGCGCACCTGGTGCATTCTCTGTAACGTTGAAAGCCGCTGGTGCCCAATCTGAATGGGATGCACCTGATAAAGTAACTGCCGATCAGCAGGATGCTATTAATAAAGGTACCATGGAAGACCCCAATAAAGGGTTGAAACCGTATGCCAAGGTAAATCCTGATGCCCAGGTTTTCGGTGCAGTTATTCTGGCCACCGGCTGGACTCCGGCGGACGTTTCTGCCTATGAACATCTAGGTCATGGTAAAATTAAAAATGTTGTGACCAATGCGGAGTTTGAAAAGCTTGCCAAAGAAGGTAAGGTACCTGCTAAAGTTGCCTTTATTCAGAGTCCAGGCGCTGCTGAAAATGACAATGATTTCCCATACTGTAACTCTGTTACAAGTATGGTTGCCTTGAAACAGGCCAGCTATGTCCGTGAAGATAATCCTGATGGCAAAGCGTATATTCTTTATCAGCACATGAGAACACCTGGGAACATGGAAATGTTTTATAAGGGTGCTCAGAATAATGATGGTATCTTTTTGACAAAGGCTACAGTTACCGGTGTCGAAGAGGCTGGTGGCTCACTCACGGTCGCTATGACGGATACGCTTCTCAATGAAGATATTACTATTGATGTGGATATGGTAGTTTTGGCAGCAGGACTTGTGCCAGCGACAAAACATGAGGATAGCATTAATCTCGCCTATCGACAGGGGCCAGCATTTTTGGACCTTGATCTGTTTGACGGTTATGCAGACTCTCATTTTATCTGTTTTCCTTATGAGACTCGTAGAACCGGTGTTTACACCTGTGGCGGTGTGCGGAAAGCTATGACCATGGAAGAAACCATTGATGATGCAACTGGAGCAGCTTTAAAGGCTATCCAATGTCTTGAGTCAGCTGATCGCGGTGTTGCGGTTCATCCTCGTTCTGGTGACAAGACATATCCTGAATTCTTTTTCCAGAGATGTACACAGTGTAAACGATGCACCGAGGAGTGTCCATTTGGCGCGCTTGATGATGATGAAAAGGGAACTCCGCTTCCAAATCCAACCCGTTGCCGTCGTTGTGGTACCTGTATGGGTGCATGCCCAGAGCGAATTATCGGTTTTAAGGATTATAATGTCGATATGATCGGCTCTATGGTTAAGGCTGTAGAGGTTCCGGATGACGATGAAGATAAGCTTCGAATCCTGGCTCTGGTTTGTGAAAATGATGCCTATCCTGCCCTCGATATGGCTGGTATGCGTCATAAAAAGATCAGTAATCTTGTTCGAATTATACCAGTCCGTTGTCTTGGATCCGTAAATATGGTTTGGATTAAAGACGCTCTCTCTTCCGGTATGGACGGCGTAATCCTGCTTGGCTGTAAGTATGGCGATGATTATCAATGCCATTTTGTCAAGGGCAGTGAGATTGCTGATAAGAGAATGGCAAATATCGGTGATACTCTGTCAACTCTTGGACTCGAGCCAGAGCGCTGTCGCGCAGAGCAGATTGCTATCACAGATTATGATAAAGTTGCAGATGTTATTAATGGTTTCGTTGAAGAGATGATTGAACTCGGACCAAATCCATTCAAGGGTTTCTAAGATCAGGTAGTATTTGGGTTGTTTATATCGGAAGCAGTTGTACGCTGCTTCCGATATAAAGGAATAACTCAATAAACAAATAAGAAAGGAGAATAAAATGAGGATTGATCCTGATTTACAATTCATTAAATACCTGAAAGGAGCTGGTGGAGATACACTTAAAAAATGCTATCAGTGTGCTACGTGTTCAGTCGTTTGTCCGTTGTCATCTGACACGAAGCCTTTTCCCCGTAAGGAGATGATCTGGGCTCAGTGGGGCTTAAAGGATAAGTTAGTAGCTGACCCCGATGTCTTTTTATGCCATCAATGTGGAGACTGCACGGCTTACTGTCCTCGTGGTGCTAAACCCGGAGATGTTTTAGGGGCAATTAGAGCCTACGCCTATACATACTATGGCTTCCCATCTGGACTTGCTAAGTTGACAACGTCAGCCAAAAATTTGCCTTTAATAATTGGCATACCTGCCTTGATTATTGCAATTATGTGGGGTATCGCAGGTGCTAATCTAGCGCACGGCTATCCAGATTTTGGTGAATTTTTTGGGCATTGGGATTTTAAATATCTGTCTAAAACGGTCTTTTTTATCGATATAATTATGTTACCAGCTGCTGCTCTTGCAATTTTTTCTACCTACAAAGGTGTTTCTACTATGTGGGGGAAAATGGCTGCCGATCTCGAAGGCAGCACCGATTACCGTCCATCCGTACCGCAGTTTATTACCGAGTTTTTATGGCCATCAATTAAGGAAATTATTTCCCATAATCGCTTTAATGAGTGTGGTGAAAATCGGGATAGAGCTAAAGGTCATAAACCTTTAATGTTGGCATTTATTGGTTTACTGATTGTTACAGCGTATAGTTTTATTCGAAAAGACCTTATTGGTATTATCGATCCTGGAATGCATGGACCTATCCCATTTTGGGATCCAATTAAGATTTTGGCCAACGTAAGTGCTGTTGCTTTGCTCTATGGTATATTCCTGCTGTGGGGACAGCGCTCTAACAGCGAGGCCAAAACTGGTGCGACAGGTACTTTTTATGATTGGTTCTTGATTTACGTTATAGCCGGTGTCGGTATTACAGGACTGCTTTCTGAGTTGTTACGTTTTACTGGAATTGGCTCTTTGGCTTATCTTATGTACTATTTGCATCTGGTGTCAGTATTGATGCTTTTTCTGTACATGCCATATACAAAGTTTGCACATCTGGTATATCGAACGTTTGCGATGGCATTTGAACGATATCGAGTAAGTAGTTTTGTTGTAAAAAAGGCCTCAAATTAAACAGTAATACTGTGTCTGGTTAAACCACTATGCTGACTAGTGTTAGCATAGTGGTTTTTTTTTGAAAAAAACTATTGAAGTTTAATTGGTAAAAGGTTAGATTCCCGCGTTATGCTGGCGTAGCTCAATTGGTAGAGCAACGGTCTTGTAAACCGTAGGTTGCGGGTTCGAGTCCCATCGCCAGCTCCAATATTAAAGAGTCGGCAGAACTTCTTGCTGATGAAATTCATATACACATTTTGCTCAATGTGGAGGGGTTCCCGAGCGGTCAAAGGGAACAGACTGTAAATCTGTCGGCTACGCCTTCGGAGGTTCAAATCCTCCCCCCTCCACCAGAGTTTGTAAATGTACAAAGTGGTAAGATTTCGTTGCGGGAATAGCTCAATTGGTAGAGCATCAGCCTTCCAAGCTGAGGGTTGCGAGTTCGAGTCTCGTTTCCCGCTCCATTTACATAGAGTTTCATGCACAGAGTTTTGAGAATTTACCAGTCTGTTTGTGCTTAAATTGCTGGTTACTTAATTGATGATGCTCACGTAGCTCAGCAGGTAGAGCACTTCCTTGGTAAGGAAGAGGTCACCGGTTCGAATCCGGTCGTGAGCTCCATTGATTAAACATGAAATTGAATTGAAGCCCTTCACACAAATTTCTCAACAATAACGGGTTATAGGAGATCAGACATGGCTAAAGCAAAATTTGAAAGGAAAAAACCACATGTCAATATCGGCACAATAGGCCATATTGATCATGGTAAAACTACGCTGACCTCGGCAATAACACGAGTATTGGCAACAAAGGGTTATGCGAGCGCAACTGATTTTGATCAGATCGATAAGGCACCCGAAGAAAAAGAGCGTGGAATTACAATTTCAACAGCGCATGTTGAGTACGAGACCGATAACCGTCACTATGCACATGTTGATTGTCCCGGCCATGCTGACTATATCAAGAACATGATAACCGGTGCTGCCCAGATGGATGGTGCTATACTTGTAGTTGGTGCTGATGACGGCCCAATGCCTCAGACTCGTGAGCACATTCTTTTGGGACGTCAGGTAGGTGTACCTTCGATAGTTATCTTCCTGAATAAGTGTGATATGGTTGATGACGCAGAGCTCATCGAACTGGTTGATATGGAGCTTCGTGAACTTCTTGATAAATATGAGTATCCTGGTGACGACACCCCAATCATTCAAGGGTCAGCATTAAAGGCACTGGAAAATCCGGATGATCCGACCTACGCAAAATGTATCTGGGATTTGATGGCTGCCTGTGACTCTTTTATCCCTGAGCCTAAGCGAGATGTTGATAAGCCATACTTGATGCCTGTCGAGGATGTGTTCTCAATCTCAGGCCGTGGAACAGTCGCAACCGGCCGAATTGAGACAGGTGTAATCAACGTAGGCGATGAGATCGAGGTTGTTGGTATTCGTGCAACACAGAAGACAACGGTTACCGGTGTTGAGATGTTCCGTAAGATCCTCGATACAGGTATGGCTGGAGATAATGTCGGAATCCTTCTACGTGGAATCAAGCGAGAAGAGATTGAACGTGGTCAGGTATTGGCCAAGCCAGGATCAATCACACCACATACAAAGTTTAAGGCAGAGTGCTATATCCTTTCAAAGGAAGAGGGTGGACGTCACACACCATTCTTTAATGGCTACCGACCACAGTTCTATTTCAGAACAACCGACGTAACTGGAGTAGTGAATTTGCCAGAGGGCGTTGAGATGGTAATGCCAGGAGACAATGTATCAATTGAGGGAGTACTGATAACTCCGATAGCGATGCAAGAGGGTTTACGGTTTGCGATCCGCGAGGGTGGTAGAACTGTTGGTGCTGGCGTTATTAACACGATTATCGAGTAGGGTGACAGACAATGGTTCAAACTCAAAAAATTCGCATTAGGCTTAAAGGTTACGACCATAAGCTCCTTGATCAATCGACACTGGAAATTGTTGAAACAGCCAAAAGCACTGGTGCTATGGTTGCCGGACCAATTCCTCTGCCAACGATGATCAACAAATACTGTGTACTTAAATCAGTGCATGTTGATAAAAAATCAAGAGAGCAGTTTGAGATGCGAACACATAAACGTTTGCTTGATATTCTTGAACCTACTCAACAGACCATTGACGCACTCATGAAGCTTGAGCTTTCTGCAGGTGTTGATGTTGAGATTAAGCTGTAACATATTATTAAATTTAATATTGAGTGGATTGGTACAATGCCAAATTCTTTAGGTATGTTAGGAAAAAAAATAGGTATGACCAGGTTGTATGATGAGAACGGTTGTGCCATCGGTGTTACTGCACTAGAAATTGGTCCCTGTGTTGTTTTGCAGGTTAAGACCCTTGAAACTGATGGTTATAGCGCTATTCAGCTGGGGTTTGATAGCAGGCGCGAAAGCCGTATGAAAAAACCTGCTATAGGACATGCAAAGGCTGCTGGCCAGGAGGGAGGATTTTATCACATCAAGGAATTTCGTGTGAGTGATTCTAGTCAATATCAGATTGGACAGACCTTGACAATGGAAGACCTTTTCAAGGTTGGTGATTTGATTGATATTTCCGGAACGTCGAAGGGTAAAGGCTTTCAGGGTTCCATTAAACGACACAATTTTCGAAGTGGTCCAAGTGGACACGGCTCAAAGCATCATCGAGCGCCTGGATCAATAGGTTGTTCAGCGACACCGAGTAAGGTTGTAAAAGGTAAGAAAATGCCTGGTCAAATGGGTAATGCTAGGGTTTCTAAAAAGAACTTAATCATTATTGATATTCGTACAGAAGACAATGTTATGGTTGTCAAGGGGTCAGTGCCTGGTTCAAAACAGGGACTTATTCAACTTTACACAAAATAGTCACCATATTGTTATTCACGAGATAAGCTAATTGGGGTCAATACAATGGCAGTAACTGAAGTAATTAATATTAAAAAAGAAAAAGTTGGAGAGGTTGATCTTAACGATAATCTCTTTGGTGTTGAAGTTGATGCGCACTTGCTCCATAGCGTTGTAAGAATGCAACGCGCAGCACGACGATCTGGAAATGCATGTACTAAGACCCGTGTAGAAGTACGCGGTAGTTCAGTGAAACCATATCGACAGAAAGGAACTGGGCGTGCCCGTGCAGGTTCAAAACACTCTCCACTATGGCGTGGAGGTGGTGTGGCATTTGGGCCAAAGCCGCGAAGTTATGCCTTTAAACTGACTAAAAAAGTCAGGCGCAGTGGGCTTAAAATGGCATTAAGTGCACGTGTTGCTGAAGAGCAATGTGTCATTCTTGATGATTTCATTATGGATGAGATCAAAACCAAGAATTTCGTGTCTATTATGAAAAACCTTGATCTTGCCAACGCCCTGATCGTTGTTCCGCAGGGTAATGACACTCTTGAACTCTCTTCACGAAATGTGCATGGCTTTAAGGTTATTCAGACTGTAGGGTTAAACGTTTATGATATTTTAAATCATAAACAACTTGTTCTGCTTCAAAATAGCATAGAGCAGCTAGAAAAGAGGTTGTTATCATGAAAAATATATACGATGTCATACGAAAACCTTGTCTTACTGAAAAAGCCATGTTTCTCCAGGAAGATACGAATCAAGTGGTTTTGAAAGTAGATCCAAGAGCGAATAAGATTGAGATTAAAAACGCGGCTGAAAAACTGTTTAATATCAAAGTTGATGGTGTTCGTACTTGTAATATGCACGGTAAGCAAAAACGTGTTGGAAAACATGCAGGTCGCGCCAATGATTGGAAAAAAGCCTATTTGAGCTTAGCTGCAGATCAAAAACTCGACTTCTTGGAAGAGTTATAACCGCTATAAATATCTGCCTTTAACAATAATAGAATAGACATACTTATAAATTGAGAATTGGGGTTTGCAATGGCAACTAAAACCTATAAACCGACAACACCAGGATTACGAAACAGAGTATCAATCGTCAATTCTGAACTGTCAAAAGAGAGACCTGAAAAAAGTCTAGTTTGTCCTCTGGGTAAATCTGGTGGTAGAAATAACTATGGTCGTGTTACAGCACGTCACATTGGTGGCGGACATAAGAGAAAATACCGTGTTATTGATTTTAAACGCAATAAAGTCAATATCCCTGGAAAAGTTACCTCTATTGAATACGATCCTAACCGTTCAGCTAATATTGCCTTGATTACTTATGCCGATGGTGAAAAGCGTTATATTCTCTCACCATTAGGGA
Protein-coding regions in this window:
- a CDS encoding CoB--CoM heterodisulfide reductase iron-sulfur subunit A family protein, which encodes MTDAGGASSAGAVLVVGGGISGMTAALEAAEVGKDVFLIEKNPYLGGRVAQLNQYFPKLCPPSCGMEINFKRIKNNRKVRMYTMTQVKKVSGSAGNYEVTLETTPRFVNSKCTACNDCVGVCPEERSNGFNFGMDKTKAIYKAHEMSFPMKYVIDAEACTKCGKCVEACKYSAIDTDMKAESFTVNVAAIVWATGWNPYDPAKMDNLKFKDSDAIITNMMMERLAAPGGPTDGKILRPGDNKEPESFGFVQCAGSRDENHLEFCSYICCMASMKQITYIRERYPVAPIYVFYIDLRTPGKYEKFREKLMADPNTHFIKGKVADIIPESDGGVTLVAENAVTGDKITQKVDLAVLATGMEPAAKAQGAALGLKMDSNGFIVSDADAAMLSAGCAKKASDVVTSTQNATAAALKAIQASRR
- a CDS encoding hydrogenase iron-sulfur subunit, which translates into the protein MDKKKQAYICTGCGIGDALDIEALSRVVSSEMKVECKSHAALCGKDGRALIEGDISGGVNTIIIGACSPRVMQDEFNFGDDKIVVRANLREQCVWCQGEDADAEYVQELASDNMRMECKRSDKTELPEAYQMETLNRDILVMGGGIAGLTAAKEAAAAGYNVTLIEKMGVLGGKANGWRKQFPTKAPWTDLESPTISAMVKEVESDSNITVKTETEVARIGGAPGAFSVTLKAAGAQSEWDAPDKVTADQQDAINKGTMEDPNKGLKPYAKVNPDAQVFGAVILATGWTPADVSAYEHLGHGKIKNVVTNAEFEKLAKEGKVPAKVAFIQSPGAAENDNDFPYCNSVTSMVALKQASYVREDNPDGKAYILYQHMRTPGNMEMFYKGAQNNDGIFLTKATVTGVEEAGGSLTVAMTDTLLNEDITIDVDMVVLAAGLVPATKHEDSINLAYRQGPAFLDLDLFDGYADSHFICFPYETRRTGVYTCGGVRKAMTMEETIDDATGAALKAIQCLESADRGVAVHPRSGDKTYPEFFFQRCTQCKRCTEECPFGALDDDEKGTPLPNPTRCRRCGTCMGACPERIIGFKDYNVDMIGSMVKAVEVPDDDEDKLRILALVCENDAYPALDMAGMRHKKISNLVRIIPVRCLGSVNMVWIKDALSSGMDGVILLGCKYGDDYQCHFVKGSEIADKRMANIGDTLSTLGLEPERCRAEQIAITDYDKVADVINGFVEEMIELGPNPFKGF
- the qmoC gene encoding quinone-interacting membrane-bound oxidoreductase complex subunit QmoC, with protein sequence MRIDPDLQFIKYLKGAGGDTLKKCYQCATCSVVCPLSSDTKPFPRKEMIWAQWGLKDKLVADPDVFLCHQCGDCTAYCPRGAKPGDVLGAIRAYAYTYYGFPSGLAKLTTSAKNLPLIIGIPALIIAIMWGIAGANLAHGYPDFGEFFGHWDFKYLSKTVFFIDIIMLPAAALAIFSTYKGVSTMWGKMAADLEGSTDYRPSVPQFITEFLWPSIKEIISHNRFNECGENRDRAKGHKPLMLAFIGLLIVTAYSFIRKDLIGIIDPGMHGPIPFWDPIKILANVSAVALLYGIFLLWGQRSNSEAKTGATGTFYDWFLIYVIAGVGITGLLSELLRFTGIGSLAYLMYYLHLVSVLMLFLYMPYTKFAHLVYRTFAMAFERYRVSSFVVKKASN
- the tuf gene encoding elongation factor Tu, with product MAKAKFERKKPHVNIGTIGHIDHGKTTLTSAITRVLATKGYASATDFDQIDKAPEEKERGITISTAHVEYETDNRHYAHVDCPGHADYIKNMITGAAQMDGAILVVGADDGPMPQTREHILLGRQVGVPSIVIFLNKCDMVDDAELIELVDMELRELLDKYEYPGDDTPIIQGSALKALENPDDPTYAKCIWDLMAACDSFIPEPKRDVDKPYLMPVEDVFSISGRGTVATGRIETGVINVGDEIEVVGIRATQKTTVTGVEMFRKILDTGMAGDNVGILLRGIKREEIERGQVLAKPGSITPHTKFKAECYILSKEEGGRHTPFFNGYRPQFYFRTTDVTGVVNLPEGVEMVMPGDNVSIEGVLITPIAMQEGLRFAIREGGRTVGAGVINTIIE
- the rpsJ gene encoding 30S ribosomal protein S10, whose translation is MVQTQKIRIRLKGYDHKLLDQSTLEIVETAKSTGAMVAGPIPLPTMINKYCVLKSVHVDKKSREQFEMRTHKRLLDILEPTQQTIDALMKLELSAGVDVEIKL
- the rplC gene encoding 50S ribosomal protein L3, encoding MPNSLGMLGKKIGMTRLYDENGCAIGVTALEIGPCVVLQVKTLETDGYSAIQLGFDSRRESRMKKPAIGHAKAAGQEGGFYHIKEFRVSDSSQYQIGQTLTMEDLFKVGDLIDISGTSKGKGFQGSIKRHNFRSGPSGHGSKHHRAPGSIGCSATPSKVVKGKKMPGQMGNARVSKKNLIIIDIRTEDNVMVVKGSVPGSKQGLIQLYTK
- the rplD gene encoding 50S ribosomal protein L4; its protein translation is MAVTEVINIKKEKVGEVDLNDNLFGVEVDAHLLHSVVRMQRAARRSGNACTKTRVEVRGSSVKPYRQKGTGRARAGSKHSPLWRGGGVAFGPKPRSYAFKLTKKVRRSGLKMALSARVAEEQCVILDDFIMDEIKTKNFVSIMKNLDLANALIVVPQGNDTLELSSRNVHGFKVIQTVGLNVYDILNHKQLVLLQNSIEQLEKRLLS
- the rplW gene encoding 50S ribosomal protein L23, yielding MKNIYDVIRKPCLTEKAMFLQEDTNQVVLKVDPRANKIEIKNAAEKLFNIKVDGVRTCNMHGKQKRVGKHAGRANDWKKAYLSLAADQKLDFLEEL